The Drosophila yakuba strain Tai18E2 chromosome X, Prin_Dyak_Tai18E2_2.1, whole genome shotgun sequence DNA segment AACGCCGTCGAGTACTTCCAGCTGTTTGCCGATGCCGATGATGTGGACAACTGGATGTTGGACACCCTGCGCATTGTTTCCAGCGAGGACGTTGGTCGCGACGAGGCCAACGTACAGTCCCTCCTAAAGAAGCACAAGGACGTGGCCGACGAGTTGAAGAACTACGCCGAAGTGATCGATGCCCTGCACAAACAGGCGGAGAGCCTAAAGCTTAACGAGGCGGAAAAGGCCAATGTGGACAAGCGCCTGGAGTCGATCGACAACCGGTACAAGGAGCTCACCGAGCTGGCCAAACTGCGCAAGCAGCGACTGCTCGACGCGCTCAGCCTGTACAAGCTGATGTCCGAAGCGGATGGCGTGGAGCAATGGATCAAGGAGAAGACAAAGATGCTGGACACGATGACTCCTGGCAAGGACATCGAGGATGTGGAGATCATGAAGCACCGCTTCGAGGGTTTCGACAAGGAAATGAACGCCAATGCCTCGCGCGTCGCCGTGGTTAATCAACTGGCCCGCCAGTTGCTCCACGTCGAGCATCCCAACTCCGATGAGATACTGGAGAGGCAGAACCACCTCAACCAGGAGTGGTCTACCCTGCGGGAGAAGGCCGAGGCCAAGATGGATGATCTGAAGTCCGCTCATGGCGTCCAGACCTTCTACATTGAGTGCCGCGAGACCATTTCGTGGATTGAGGACAAGAAGCGCATCCTCACCGAAACCGACAGCCTGGAGATGGATCTGACCGGTGTGATGACCCTGCAGCGTCGCCTCAGCGGCATGGACCGCGATTTGGCCGCCATTCAGGCCAAGCTCTCGAGCTTGGAACGCGAGGCCAACAGCATCGAGGATGAGCATCCTGAGGAGGCCAAGATCATCCGCGAGCGCATTGCCCAGATCGAGTTGATTTGGGAGCAGCTCACCCAGATGCTCAAGGAGCGCGATTCGAAACTGGAGGAGGCCGGCGATCTGCATCGCTTCCTGCGCGATCTCGATCACTTCCAGACTTGGTTGACCAAGACCCAGACAGACGTCGCTTCCGAGGATACTCCCACTTCCCTGCCGGAGGCTGAGAAGCTTCTAAATCAACATCAATCGATCCGCGAGGAGATTGACAACTACACTGAGGACTACAAGAACATGATGGAGTACGGCGAGCAGCTGACCTCCGAGGGAAGCACCTCAGACGATCCGCAGTACATGTTCCTGAGGGAGCGCCTGAACGCCCTGAAGGATGGCTGGGAGGAGCTGCACCAGATGTGGGAGAACAGGCAGGTGCTGTTGTCGCAGAGCTTGGACCAGCAGCTGTTCAACCGCGATGCCCGCCAGACGGAGGTGTTGCTCAGCCAGCAGGAGCACTTCCTCAGCAAGGACGATACCCCAGTCAACCTGGAGCAGGCTGAGAACCAGCTGAAGCGCCACGAGGCCTTCCTCACAACCATGGAGGCCAACGACGACAAGATCAACACCCTGCTGCAGGTGGCCGACACCCTGGTGGAGAAGGATCACTTCGATGCGGACAAGATTGGCAAGCGTGCGGAGAACATTACCGGACGTCGGGATGACAACCGTCAGCGTGCTCTGGACCAACACGAGAAGCTCAAGAATCAGGTGAAACTGCACGAGTTCCTGCAGGATCTCGAGGAGCTGGCCGAGTGGGTGCAGGAGAAGTACGCCACCTCACAGGACGAGTCGTACAGGAGCGCAAAGACCATCCACTCCAAGTGGACGCGCCATCAGGCCTTCGAGGCGGAGATTGCCGCCAACAAGGAGCGTCTATTCGAGGCAGAGAAGTCCGCCCAGGAGCTGTCCAAGGAGAAGCCCGAGTTCAAGGACGTCATCGAGCCCAAGCTTAAGGAGCTGGCCAAGCAGTTCGACGACCTGGAGGTGCACACCAAGGAAAAGGGCGCCATGCTGTTCGACGCCAACCGCGAGGTGCTTGTCCAGCAGACATGCGACGACATCGACTCCTACATCACCGACCTGGAGAAGCAGATTGTCAGCGGAGACACTGCCAACGATCTGACATCCGTGAACATCCTGATGCAGAAGCAGCAGGTTATCCAGACCCAGATGGCGGTGAAGGCTCGCCAAGTGGAGGAGATCGACAAGCAGACCGAATACCTCCAGAAGACTGTGCCCGAGGAGAAGATCGAACCGATTGTGGTGAAGAAGACGGCCGTGCTCGAGCGCTTCGAAAAGATCAAGGCGCCGCTCCTGGAGCGCCAAAAGGCGTtggagaagaagaaggaggCCTTCCAGTTCTGTCGCGATGTCGAGGACGAGAAGCTCTGGATCGACGAGAAGCTGCCGGTAGCCAACTCACCAGATTACGGCAACTCCCTGTTCAACGTGCATGTGCTGAAGAAGAAGAACCAGTCGCTGGCCACAGAGATCGACAACCACGAGCCGCGCATCAATGCCATCTGCAACAATGGCCGCAAGCTGATCGACGAGGGCCACGAGGATGCCAAGAAGTTCGAGGCACTGATCAGCGATCTGACTCAGAAGTGGCAGGAGCTTAAGGACGCCATCGAGAACCGACGGAAGCATCTGCTGGAGTCGGAGAAGGTGCAGCAGTACTTCTTCGATGCCCAGGAGGCGGAGTCCTGGATGAGCGAGCAGGAGCTCTACATGATGGTCGAGGATCGCGGCAAGGACGAGATCAGTGCCCAGAACCTGATGAAGAAGCACGAAAACCTAGAGCAATCCGTGGAGGACTACGCCAACACCATTCGCCAGTTGGGCGAGGTGGCGCGTCAGTTCAGCGGGGATGACATCTCCTCCGGCGATGCCGTGGCCGTCAAGCAATCGCAGCTGGATAAGCTCTATGCTGGACTCAAGGATCTGGCTGGCGAGAGGAGGGCTCGCCTCAACGAGGCTCTGCAGCTGTTCATGCTGAGCCGCGAGGTCGACGATCTGGAGCAATGGATCACCGATCGCGAGGTTGTGGCCGGTTCCCAGGAACTGGGCCAGGACTTTGATCACGTCACCCTGCTGTCGGAGCGCTTCAATGAGTTTGCCCGTGACACGGAAGCCGTTGGCGGCGAGCGAGTGGCCAAGGTGAACGGCATTGCCGATAATCTCATCCAGGCCGGACACTCTGATTCCGCCACCATTGCCGAATGGAAGGACAACCTCAACGAATCGTGGCAGGATCTGCTGGAGCTGATCGAGACCCGCACCCAGATGCTGGCCGCTTCCCGGGAGCTGCACAAATTCTTCCACGACTGCAAGGATGTGTTGGGTCGCATCCTGGAGAAGCAGCACGGTGTGTCCGATGAACTGGGACGCGATGCCGGCTCCGTGTCGACGCTGCAGCGCAAGCACTACAACTTCCTGCAAGACCTCACCACCCTATACTCACAAGTGCAGCAGATTCAGGAAGAGTCTGCCAAGCTGCAGGACGCCTATGCTGGTGACAAGGCCAAGGAGATCACCAATCGGGAACAGGAGGTGCTCCATGCCTGGGACAATCTTCAGGCGATGTGCGATGCCCGCAAACAGAAACTGGCCGACACCGGCGACTTATTCCGCTTCTTTAACATGGTGCGCATCCTGATGATCTGGATGGAGGACCTCGTCCGCCAAATGAACACGTCAGAGAAGCCGCGCGACGTGTCCGGCGTGGAGCTGCTGATGAACAACCACCAGAGCCTTAAGGCCGAGATCGACACACGGGAGGACAACTTCGGTGCGTGCATCTCGCTGGGCAAGGAGCTGCTCACCCGCAACCACTACGCCTCCGCTGACATCAAGGATCGCCTGATGACGCTGAGCAATAGCCGCAATGCCCTGCTTCGCCGCTGGGAGGAGCGCTGGGAGAATCTCCAGCTGAGTGAGTAAAACTCTATATTCGAAAGGTACGCCCTTGGTAATAACCAATTTTCCATTGATTTCTTATAGTCCTGGAGGTGTACCAGTTCGCCAGAGACGCTGCCGTGGCCGAGGCCTGGCTGATCGCCCAGGAGCCTTACCTGCTCTCCTCGGAGCTGGGCCACACAATCGACGAGGTCGAGAACCTGATTAAGAAGCACGAGGCCTTTGAAAAGTCTGCCGCCGCCCAAGAGGAGCGCTTCAGTGCTCTTGAGCGTTTGACAACAGTGAGTGCTTGCTTGCGAATATATTTTTGAGGATAACCCATAACATTTAAACGTTCATTTTCGCTTTCAGTTTGAGCTTAAGGAAATGAAGAGGCGCCAGGAgctggcggaggaggcggagcGACAACGCAtcaaggaggagcaggaggccAAGGCCGCCTCAGAGGCGGCGGAACAGGCCAAACGAGAGGCTGAGCGACGCGACGACGTGGATGTTGGAGCCTCGCACGACGATTCAGGTATGAAGTATAAACTGTTACGTGGTATATATAGGATTGTTGAAAATAATACAGCAATATACACATTATTAATATAACAATAGCATTCAACATTTGTTGAATACAGCTCAAACattttatgtgtttattttcAACAATACTGTATCATAGTCCTGTTGTCCTTTgccatatccacatccaaatccatatcctcatccacatccatccCAGCCGCAGTGTCAAGATCCCAGTCAAGATAGCACTCAAGATCCTGCTGCAAATCTCGTCTAACCAAAATCTCTCTTAACGTTTTCTGTCATTCAATCATGCCTACTTAACCAAACTCAAACCAATCTCATCTTGCCACGGATTAACCAACTAACCAATCAACTTAAACCCATGAAGCGGCCAAAGACACGGCCGTCGAGTTCGAGCGCGTTGTCGAGATCCAAACAGGTATAAAGCATCATTATCTAGGCGCAGATCCATGGCCTTTCGCATCTATGTGATCCCATGGAACTTATTCATTTCGCTTGCGtttatttaatgttaatgttGAAAAAACCCCCTGGCAATGAAACcataaactaataaatttcTTGTCTGTTTCCTAGAACGAGGTGCAACCCCCGGCGCCGGCGAGGGTCACGAAGGCTATGTGACACGAAAACACGAGTGGGACTCGACCACCAAAAAGGCCTCCAACCGATCTTGGGACAAGGTAAGCTCATTTCCATTTAACTAATGGATATAAAAGCATTTTGCAAGAATGCTTAAAGCAGTTCaacattaaaatgtttgcaattATCACCCATAAACCTTTTTTGTTGCTCAGGTATACATGGCTGCCAGGGCCGGACGCATTTCTTTCTACAAAGATCAGAAGGGTTATAAGAGTAATCCCGAATTGACCTTCCGCGGTGAGCCCAGCTACGATCTGCAAAACGCTGCCATTGAAATTGCCAGTGATTACACCAAGAAGAAGCACGTTCTGCGAGTCAAGTGAGTAGCAAAAATATTATCCATATTGTGTATACCCATTTACTTATTTggatatattttatatattatctTTATACAGGCTCGCCAACGGAGCCTTATTCTTGCTGCAGGCCCATGACGACACCGAGATGTCCCAGTGGGTGACCTCCCTGAAAGCCCAGAGCGATTCGACAGCGGTGGCCGCCAGCAGATCCCAGACTCTGCCCGCCACCTCACAAAAGGACGAACCAAAGCGCAGATCGTTTTTTACTTTAAAGAAAAAGTAAACTAACAGCCGTAACGCAACCATAAGCAAGAGCAgctaattaaaacaaataacaaataatatgaTGACAAATGatataatacaaaatacaaaacgaCAACAAATTATACAGCAAAAATTAAGAAgaagcaaatatatatttttttttcatatatttaaacttatttcgtaatgagaaaaaaacaaaaaaaccgaCAAAAACTTGCAAGAGAAGAAGAACGAGCAAAACGTAAACAATTATTATGCTTATCAAATTTGCACGATAAATACTGCTATTATGATTAAACGTATgtatcttatttatttaaacaaatacaaagtaatataaagataaaaaaaaaatacaaaaaacatacaaaaaatttgAGGAAACCAACTCGTGTATGCATTTCAATGTATTCGataaataaacgaaatatTCCTTTAAAGTACACCAATTGCCGGCGAATTGATCAATTACCGCTATCGCTTATTGATTTTGGCAATCGAAGTGCAATTTATTGTGAAGGTTTCTTGAttgctatttttaaatgaattaagtTTGAAATTCCGGCAAAATATTCGTCGGATTTGGGTATGATCTACTGGTATCTATTGGCTCTTTTTTGTTGGAATAGTGGATCTAGACTTAATTATCAGACTGATCAGCCGATTGAAGGGAATCTCGAAGAACACCGTCATTACGATGGCCAAAAGGTAGCACACCACCGAACAGGAGATGGTCAGCATTATCTAGAAGCAAAAGAATAGTGCATTAATTATATAGATCGCAATAAACATAGTTATATGAACTCACTATCATGGTGTTGTCCGGTTTAACATCATTGTTGAAGGAGTGGTAGAAGTACATGATGACAATGGGATTCAGCAGGTAGATGGCGTAGGTGAACTTGCTGATCCGCTGCACCAGCTCCGACTGCAGGAGCGCCAGCAGCCAGCGCGTAGGAGCATATGAGTCGCTGTTGTCCGACTTGGTGCCGCAGATGATGAGATGGCTGGCCGATGTGGTCACCACAACTCGCAGAATGACCATGAATGTGACAATAATACTGGTGGCTGGCAGCTCATCCATGGCCACCTGACTTGTCAGCCAGCCAATGCCCACAATGGCCAACAATCTGACCCACCAATTTGGCATTACCAAATCGAAGGGAGTGCGCGTACCCTTGACGTGGGAGTAGGCATAGGAGCCACCAATTATGTAGGCGAGCATGCGGATGAACGGGCTCATGTACGACCACTCGTTGGTGTGGAATAGCTGCTCGAAATTGGAGCCCACCTCCTTGATCTCCATCATGACAATCGACAGCAAGGCGCTgaacaccagcagcagatgGATTAACCACCTGACCATATTTGGGTGCTTGGTGTGCGtgaagagcagcagcatcgcCATCATGTGCAGCTGCATGTCGCAGCCCAGCGACCAGGTCCACGATCCGCACATCACCTGAATGGGAAACAGGTTCTGGATGAACAAAAAGTTGCGTACGGCGTTGCGACGGCACAGCTCGTCCTGCGGATCGGTTATATGCAAAACGGACACTTGACGCTGGTACTCGATGACGACCACACCCGTCAGTATGATCACAAATTGCAGCGGAGCCAGCCGGCAGTATCGATGGATGAACTGTCTGAGGTAGCGACGCCCGTTACCCAGGAGTCCATCGCTGGCGATATCCTTTTGCAGTTGCTCATCCTTGATGAAATTCAAAACCGTCAAGTAACCACTGCGATGGTAAAAATAGTTTCGCTTAAGTTTGTGCTTCCACCTAAGGTACTCGGATTCCATTCTCACCTGACCACAAAAAAGATCTCCACCATGCTGGGCCAGTAGGTATGCCGCATGGTCATCGACACCAGCTTGCTCAGCATCTCGACCGACTGATCCACCGAGAAGTACTTGTACCAGATCACATGGACGCCAATCAATGAGAAGGCGGTGAACACTCGCAGTCCATTGATGGGTCTATTCTCCTGGCTGGGATTAACTGGCTTCCAGGCCAGCTGCCAGTTGGCGCCCAGATCAAAGCAGGCCAGGATGCGTGAGTGTTGGCCAAGGCCAGTGGAGGCCACGAGAGTCAATAGGAAGGTCACACCAGCCACTACAAAGAGCATTTGCACAGCTCCACTATCAAAGAAATGGGATTTAAGCTCTGGTTTCTTGGCATAAGCCAACTTGGCATCCATATCCCAGCAGTGGAAGGACCCTTTCTCGGCCATCGCTCTTCGGATGAGTTGCTCCACCTCCGGGACGTCACAGGTCGTGGGCATACAGAGGCCAATGTGCAGCAGGGGATTCTCTTTGATGGTCACCTCCAGTTGCCACGGCGAATTGGATTCTATGTAGGCCACCAGATAGTGGAATTTAATGGGCGAAACTGCGCGCAGCAGGCGAAAATTGCTGGAGGTCATATCCCGGAGCATCGGCTCATTGACGGCGCGGCAGGTGAATCTGTTGCCCAGCCAGGTGCTCTGGCCCATCATAAAGTTGGAGTAGCCCTCGCCGGAGGCGTCAATAGCTAGCAATTGCATTCAgtagcaaatatttaaatataagttatttatttaaataaaaagttatttttccGTGATTATTTGCGAGGACTTTTAAGCACCCTGCACACCTACCTTTCAGTGCCCAGGACTGCTGATCCTGCCAAGCTTTTCTCAGTTCCAACAGCTGCTCCTCACACTTGGACATTGTGGCATTTTGATGTTGAGGAACCATTTCGATGAGGTCCTTGAGCAGGGATTTTGATTCACAGTTCCCGACATCGCCGAGCACGGCGATAATTTGGATAAGTAGCAGAACGAGGAGCATGATTACGATCGGAGGATTGGGGGCAGAACACCTCAGTACTTCACGACAGACGCCGCACAACTAATTCTGTGCCGGGGATGAAGCAAAGTCTAAGCCGATCCACATAACCTCCGTTTATTTAGGGCCAAGTGATCCGTGACGCTCTTTAAGATCTGAGTAGTCGCTTTATAGTCCACATCTGTACTAAACCTGAGCTTGTTTTGTAGTTAGCACGAATGACAGCATGTTGGACTTCTCGACTGAGGTTTACCTGGTACGGGTACGGATAACCCATTTGTGTCGGAaattacttttacttttagGTTGtgcttattaatttaaataatgctAGAAAGAGTAAACACTAATACTACATTGTCAAGAAATTAGGCAGTTtattagaaaataataaatattctgCAAATagtaattaaacaaaatgcacGTTCAACCAGGTAAGCAACTAGTAACGATCGTACCTCTAATATGCAAAGTTCAGACATGGTCAATAAATTGGGCAGTTtattggaaaataataaatattttgcaaatagTAATTCAACAAATGCACGCTCAACAAGGTGAGCAACTAGTAACGAACGCACCTCTAATATACAAAGTTCAGAGAACCACTTCTGTAACGAACAGTAATTTTACATTCGACATTACATTGTTCCAAATTCTCTTATCCttttttacatacatatgtagtaGTCCACTTCGCATAGGAAATACATAGGTGCGCATCGTCACTACGTGAACTACCATCCGGAGGTGAGAAAGTCCAACTACTTTGGACAAAGGGCATAAAAACACGAATTAAACCCaagattttctttattttggcactttatttttattttaattgcaatttgtttattaatcaAAATTGTACAATAATATCGAATTAATATTAGTTATTTTAGTTAGTTTATCCATTTAACGGTATCTATACAACAAACGTTAATATTagtagtaaaaaaaaaaaacaaaaatgatcaaatagattatataattagatgtAGGCATTATATAGTATTATCAAATTACGATTGGAAGAGGCGTGGCAGGACAGTGGGAATGGCTTCCACATTACATATAGATTTTGTTCACTTATTTAACAATTAACTCAATTTGCAATTCGTCTTCCGTTAACTTCCGTCAACTATGCAGCTTTTTATAACCCATTTATTAATCAATTGGTTGATTGGccttatatttaaatttgctgCTTGTCAAATGAAACTAAAGCCCACGGCCGAGCATTTGTTAGCAAATAGTTAGGGATTAGGGTGACCTGGCAGGGATTTATGGATATGTATTCGAACAGAAAGTCAGTTACAGAGCGgcatatatagcatatatagcatttatataatttgattttgagaaaatgaattatttataattcaCTTTGAGCTGTGAAACAGTTCAGCATTTCATTTCTGTTCGATTTCTGAATATATAGTTCGAGATGGGAAGTTCGATTGTTCGCAAAATATAGGACGACTGTGTTTCGAGGGGATGCCGGGTCACTTGCGGTGGCGCAACTCAATGATGGTGGCACCCGAACCACGTCTCAggttctgctgctggtggttcTGGatgtggtgctggtggtgctgttgctggtggtgctgttgctgctggtggtggtgatggctCTGCTGATGGTCCACCTCGTTGCTGCGCCGCACAATGCTCGCCGTATCCTTGTTGAGCTCCACGGATGGCGGCGAACGCGAGTCCAGCGAGTACTTGGCCTGCAGCGGATACTTTCGCGATCCGTAATCTTCGTCGCCATGGATCACCCGGTAGAGGTC contains these protein-coding regions:
- the LOC6525701 gene encoding O-acyltransferase like protein, which encodes MLLVLLLIQIIAVLGDVGNCESKSLLKDLIEMVPQHQNATMSKCEEQLLELRKAWQDQQSWALKAIDASGEGYSNFMMGQSTWLGNRFTCRAVNEPMLRDMTSSNFRLLRAVSPIKFHYLVAYIESNSPWQLEVTIKENPLLHIGLCMPTTCDVPEVEQLIRRAMAEKGSFHCWDMDAKLAYAKKPELKSHFFDSGAVQMLFVVAGVTFLLTLVASTGLGQHSRILACFDLGANWQLAWKPVNPSQENRPINGLRVFTAFSLIGVHVIWYKYFSVDQSVEMLSKLVSMTMRHTYWPSMVEIFFVVSGYLTVLNFIKDEQLQKDIASDGLLGNGRRYLRQFIHRYCRLAPLQFVIILTGVVVIEYQRQVSVLHITDPQDELCRRNAVRNFLFIQNLFPIQVMCGSWTWSLGCDMQLHMMAMLLLFTHTKHPNMVRWLIHLLLVFSALLSIVMMEIKEVGSNFEQLFHTNEWSYMSPFIRMLAYIIGGSYAYSHVKGTRTPFDLVMPNWWVRLLAIVGIGWLTSQVAMDELPATSIIVTFMVILRVVVTTSASHLIICGTKSDNSDSYAPTRWLLALLQSELVQRISKFTYAIYLLNPIVIMYFYHSFNNDVKPDNTMIIMLTISCSVVCYLLAIVMTVFFEIPFNRLISLIIKSRSTIPTKKSQ